One Corynebacterium appendicis CIP 107643 DNA window includes the following coding sequences:
- a CDS encoding replication-associated recombination protein A: MTQGGLFSDPGGGRSSQSGSSASGASRGTAFFDAGSAAPLAARMRPRTLDELVGQEHLLGPGRPLRRLVEGSGEASVILYGPPGTGKTTIASLIAGAMGQNFVGLSALSSGVKQVRDVLEGAKQDLVRGQRTVLFIDEVHRFSKTQQDALLAAVENRTVLLVAATTENPSFSVVAPLLSRSLLLKLESLDDDGIRTVIDRAVADERGLNGAVTLDDDAREQLVLLAGGDARRALTYLEAAAEGASHESADEQEGEDTITLEVVRNSVDRAVVRYDRDGDQHYDITSAFIKSIRGSDVDAALHYLALMIEAGEDPRFIARRLVILASEDIGMADPTALQVTSAAANAVQFIGMPEGRLPLAQAAIHLATAPKSPSVIKAIDAALADVRAGRTGAVPPHLRDGHYEGAKKIGHAVGYIYPHDDPRGVVEQRYIPEGLDEARYYQPTDHGAEKRIQSYAERLREMVRGD, translated from the coding sequence ATGACGCAGGGCGGCCTGTTCTCGGATCCCGGTGGGGGACGCTCATCCCAGTCGGGGTCGAGCGCCAGCGGGGCGAGCCGCGGCACCGCGTTCTTCGATGCAGGTTCAGCCGCACCCCTCGCGGCGCGGATGCGGCCGCGCACGCTCGACGAGCTCGTGGGCCAAGAGCATTTACTTGGTCCCGGCCGCCCACTGCGCCGGCTCGTGGAGGGCTCCGGCGAAGCGTCGGTGATTCTCTACGGCCCGCCGGGCACAGGCAAGACGACGATCGCGTCGCTCATCGCGGGGGCGATGGGCCAGAATTTCGTCGGGCTCTCCGCGCTGTCGTCGGGCGTGAAACAGGTCCGCGACGTCCTCGAGGGCGCGAAGCAGGACCTCGTTCGCGGGCAGCGCACGGTGCTGTTCATCGACGAGGTGCACCGCTTCTCCAAAACACAGCAGGATGCGCTGCTCGCGGCCGTGGAGAACCGCACGGTCCTGCTCGTCGCGGCCACCACGGAGAATCCGTCGTTCAGCGTGGTCGCGCCGTTGCTGTCGCGCTCGCTTTTGCTGAAGCTCGAATCGCTCGACGACGACGGCATCCGCACCGTCATCGACCGCGCAGTTGCCGATGAACGCGGACTCAACGGCGCGGTGACGCTTGACGACGACGCGCGCGAGCAGCTCGTCCTGCTGGCAGGCGGCGATGCGCGCCGCGCGTTGACCTACCTCGAGGCGGCCGCAGAAGGTGCGTCGCATGAGTCGGCTGACGAGCAAGAGGGCGAAGACACGATCACCCTCGAGGTCGTGCGAAACAGCGTCGACCGGGCGGTGGTGCGCTATGACCGCGACGGCGACCAGCACTACGACATCACTAGCGCGTTCATCAAGTCGATCCGCGGCTCCGATGTGGACGCCGCGCTGCATTACCTCGCGCTGATGATCGAGGCGGGGGAGGACCCGCGGTTCATCGCGCGCCGCCTAGTCATCCTCGCCTCCGAGGACATTGGGATGGCGGACCCGACAGCATTGCAGGTCACCAGCGCCGCGGCGAATGCGGTCCAGTTCATCGGTATGCCGGAGGGGCGCCTGCCGCTCGCGCAGGCGGCGATCCACCTCGCCACCGCGCCCAAGTCGCCGTCGGTGATCAAAGCGATCGACGCAGCGCTTGCCGACGTCCGCGCAGGCCGCACCGGCGCCGTCCCGCCGCACCTGCGCGACGGGCACTACGAGGGGGCGAAAAAGATCGGCCACGCCGTGGGCTACATCTACCCGCACGACGATCCGCGCGGCGTGGTGGAGCAGCGCTATATACCGGAAGGGCTCGACGAGGCCCGTTACTACCAGCCCACCGACCACGGGGCGGAAAAGCGCATCCAGTCGTATGCGGAGCGGCTGAGGGAAATGGTGCGGGGAGATTAG
- the alaS gene encoding alanine--tRNA ligase yields the protein MQTHEIRDRFTSHFVDAGHQPVPSASLILDDPTLLFVNAGMVPFKPYFLGQQNPPFESGKATSIQKCVRTLDIEEVGITTRHNTFFQMAGNFSFGQYFKEGAITLAWELLTKSQADGGFGLDPERLWVTVYTDDDEAAEIWREKVGVADDRIQRMGMEDNFWSMGIPGPCGPCSEIYYDRGPEYGADGGPIADDNRYMEIWNLVFMESIRGEGDKKGNFDIVGELPKKNIDTGLGIERLACLLQGVDNVYETDLLAPVIQAAEELTGTKYAAGNQEDDVRFRVIADHSRTAMMIILDGVTPSNEGRGYILRRLMRRIVRSARLLGATGNTLETFMNTIMDTMTPSFPEIADNRERILRVSLAEEKAFLKTLESGTTRFDETAAALKSSGQKTVPGDKAFELHDTYGFPIDLTLEMAAEAGLDVDMDAFHAAMDEQRQRAKADNKAKKHGNVDESLYREWIDGHPTEFVGFTELEHEGKVLGLVRGGEKVGEAAQGDEVEVILDVTPMYAEGGGQLADRGRIVVGDTILDVHDVQKVGNKKLWVHKATVANGGLDVGQTVRAEVDPTWRHGARQAHTATHLIHAALREVLGPTAVQAGSMNKPGYLRFDFNYTDQLTAAQLEEIATITNQAVDADFSVNTFETSLDEAKAMGAMALFGENYGDEVRVVEIGGPFSIELCGGTHVDHSSQIGPVAVLGESSVGSGARRIEAYSGLDSFAYFSKEAAIANALAGEMKAPTEDLPERIAQLTERLRAAEKEIENLRKNELANKTGELVNKAEEVGKFRYLAVKLPDGTNGGDMRTIATDLRGRFGDSAAVIVLAAGDGGKVPFAVAATKAAVDQGVKAGEFVGLFGQCVGGRGGGKPDLAQGSGSDAAGIEAGFAALRDRIEQI from the coding sequence GTGCAGACCCATGAGATCCGCGACCGGTTCACCTCGCACTTCGTCGACGCTGGCCACCAGCCCGTGCCCAGCGCTTCGCTGATTCTCGACGACCCAACCCTGCTGTTCGTCAACGCGGGCATGGTTCCCTTCAAGCCGTATTTCTTGGGGCAGCAGAACCCGCCGTTCGAAAGCGGCAAAGCCACCTCGATCCAGAAATGCGTGCGCACGCTGGACATCGAGGAAGTGGGCATTACCACCCGACACAACACGTTCTTCCAGATGGCCGGCAACTTCTCCTTCGGCCAGTACTTCAAGGAAGGCGCCATCACCCTCGCCTGGGAGCTGTTGACCAAGTCCCAGGCGGACGGTGGATTCGGGCTCGACCCGGAGCGGCTCTGGGTGACCGTGTACACCGACGACGACGAGGCTGCCGAGATCTGGCGCGAGAAGGTCGGCGTCGCGGACGACCGCATCCAGCGCATGGGCATGGAGGACAACTTCTGGTCCATGGGCATCCCCGGCCCGTGCGGCCCGTGCTCTGAGATCTATTACGACCGCGGCCCGGAGTATGGTGCCGACGGTGGACCGATCGCCGACGACAACCGCTACATGGAGATCTGGAACCTCGTGTTCATGGAGTCCATCCGCGGCGAGGGCGACAAGAAAGGCAATTTCGACATCGTCGGCGAACTACCCAAGAAGAACATCGATACCGGCCTGGGCATCGAGCGTCTCGCCTGCCTGCTGCAGGGCGTGGACAACGTCTACGAGACCGACCTGCTCGCGCCGGTCATCCAGGCGGCGGAAGAGCTGACCGGCACGAAGTACGCCGCCGGCAACCAGGAAGACGACGTGCGTTTCCGCGTCATCGCCGACCACTCCCGCACCGCCATGATGATCATTCTCGACGGTGTGACCCCGTCGAATGAAGGCCGCGGCTACATCCTGCGCCGCCTCATGCGCCGCATCGTGCGCTCCGCCCGCCTGCTGGGCGCCACCGGCAACACGCTGGAGACGTTCATGAACACCATCATGGACACGATGACCCCGTCCTTCCCGGAGATCGCCGACAACCGTGAGCGCATCCTGCGCGTCTCGCTCGCCGAGGAGAAGGCGTTCCTGAAGACCCTCGAATCCGGCACCACTCGTTTCGACGAGACGGCCGCTGCGCTCAAGTCCTCCGGCCAGAAGACTGTCCCGGGCGACAAGGCGTTCGAGCTGCACGACACTTACGGCTTCCCGATCGACCTGACCCTCGAAATGGCGGCAGAGGCCGGCCTCGATGTCGACATGGACGCGTTCCACGCCGCGATGGACGAACAGCGCCAGCGCGCCAAGGCCGACAACAAGGCCAAAAAGCACGGCAATGTCGATGAGTCGTTGTACCGCGAGTGGATCGACGGACACCCGACCGAATTCGTCGGCTTCACCGAACTCGAGCACGAAGGCAAGGTGCTCGGCCTGGTCCGCGGCGGCGAGAAGGTCGGCGAGGCCGCCCAGGGCGACGAGGTCGAGGTCATTCTCGACGTGACACCGATGTACGCCGAGGGCGGCGGACAGCTCGCCGACCGCGGTCGCATTGTCGTCGGCGACACCATCTTGGACGTTCACGACGTGCAGAAGGTGGGCAACAAGAAACTCTGGGTGCACAAGGCGACTGTGGCCAACGGCGGCCTCGACGTCGGCCAAACCGTGCGCGCGGAGGTCGACCCGACGTGGCGCCACGGCGCCCGCCAAGCCCACACCGCGACCCACCTGATCCACGCGGCGCTGCGCGAGGTGCTCGGCCCGACAGCCGTCCAGGCCGGCTCGATGAATAAGCCGGGCTACCTGCGCTTCGACTTCAACTACACCGACCAGTTGACCGCGGCGCAGCTGGAGGAGATCGCCACGATCACCAACCAGGCAGTCGACGCGGACTTTTCAGTGAACACCTTTGAGACCTCCCTGGATGAGGCTAAGGCGATGGGCGCGATGGCTCTCTTCGGCGAGAACTATGGCGACGAAGTGCGCGTCGTGGAGATCGGCGGACCGTTCTCCATCGAGCTGTGCGGCGGCACGCATGTTGACCACTCCTCGCAGATTGGCCCGGTGGCCGTGCTGGGCGAGTCCTCCGTCGGCTCCGGCGCACGCCGCATCGAGGCCTACTCGGGCCTGGATTCGTTCGCGTACTTCTCGAAGGAAGCCGCCATCGCCAATGCCCTGGCGGGCGAGATGAAAGCCCCGACCGAGGATCTGCCCGAGCGTATCGCCCAGCTCACCGAGCGCCTCCGTGCCGCGGAGAAGGAAATCGAGAACCTACGTAAGAACGAGCTGGCCAACAAGACCGGCGAGCTGGTGAACAAGGCCGAAGAAGTCGGGAAATTCCGCTACCTCGCAGTCAAGCTGCCCGACGGTACCAACGGCGGCGACATGCGTACCATCGCCACGGACCTGCGCGGACGCTTCGGCGACTCCGCCGCGGTGATCGTGCTGGCTGCGGGTGACGGCGGAAAGGTGCCGTTCGCGGTCGCAGCGACCAAGGCAGCGGTCGATCAAGGCGTCAAGGCCGGTGAATTCGTGGGGCTGTTCGGTCAGTGCGTCGGCGGCAGGGGCGGCGGCAAACCGGACCTGGCCCAGGGCTCCGGGTCGGATGCCGCGGGCATCGAGGCGGGCTTCGCGGCCCTTCGGGACCGTATCGAGCAGATATAG
- a CDS encoding CBS domain-containing protein, with the protein MANSANQDGPGTERGQETRPRNRAVPFLAAFNEIEGFLRSALDAKKTDSFNWMVSKAEKQHIITTAQANDLKEFASLRNAISHGEYQDYRPIAEPLPETVADIEAIRDQLLNPALAIDVIGHQDVITFAPDEDVHEALDAIRDTGISQFPIYDGKQCIGVLTTNTIARWLADELSDDDSITNSSIEHVLGFNERKDKAVFLPRTATATEVIAALTAPQRKQVLPRLAIITEHGHDNQHPLRVITPSNLPALFDAV; encoded by the coding sequence ATGGCAAACAGCGCTAACCAGGATGGCCCCGGCACGGAACGCGGTCAGGAAACCAGGCCGCGGAACCGCGCCGTGCCGTTCCTCGCCGCCTTCAACGAGATCGAGGGCTTCCTGCGCTCCGCCTTGGACGCAAAGAAGACCGACAGCTTCAACTGGATGGTCTCCAAAGCGGAGAAACAGCACATCATCACTACCGCCCAAGCGAACGACCTCAAGGAATTCGCCAGCCTGCGCAACGCCATCAGCCACGGCGAATACCAGGATTACCGCCCGATCGCCGAGCCCTTGCCGGAGACCGTCGCGGACATCGAAGCTATCCGCGACCAGCTCCTCAACCCCGCGCTGGCAATCGATGTCATCGGCCACCAGGACGTGATCACGTTCGCGCCCGACGAGGACGTCCACGAAGCTCTCGACGCGATCCGCGACACCGGCATCTCCCAGTTCCCCATCTACGACGGCAAGCAATGCATCGGCGTCCTCACGACCAACACCATCGCCCGCTGGCTCGCCGATGAACTCAGCGACGACGACTCCATCACCAACTCAAGCATCGAGCACGTGCTCGGCTTCAACGAGCGCAAAGATAAGGCAGTATTCCTGCCCCGGACCGCCACGGCCACCGAGGTCATCGCCGCGCTCACCGCACCCCAGCGGAAGCAGGTCCTGCCCCGCCTCGCGATCATCACCGAGCACGGCCACGACAACC
- a CDS encoding phosphotransferase: MLDSQEIIATAVAVLNHRYGGQQQLTDPEELSGTGATTVLRLRVANNPVFPHRSVVVKYSPESNDEVDDAAFLREVVAYQFTTSLSEDVRPGPVLLGYDIERRVLILSDAGNAETFADLLEQSDDEARVRLLRNLGTSLGKMHAGTAGAETSFNILLARMVRSIEGAREIQIQREAMLENRIQEGLDIVREMGVAVPADVAAVAETVQARMLHGGSRAFTPFDLSPDNIIFAERAQFLDYEWAGFRDVIADIAGVIAGFPQYISARPISEDETKVFVDAWVAEVGGVWPSVLNHDTLQARITAALVGWAFFSASLLEYTRVADDGVTESAEEEAEARSIRRDVAGTFDALARYAQSGTEPTYAVMATFAREVSERLA, from the coding sequence ATGCTGGATAGCCAAGAAATCATCGCCACGGCCGTAGCGGTGTTGAACCACCGCTACGGCGGGCAGCAGCAGCTCACCGACCCCGAGGAGCTGAGCGGCACCGGTGCCACGACGGTGCTGCGTTTGCGTGTGGCGAATAACCCGGTGTTCCCGCACCGGTCGGTCGTAGTGAAATACTCGCCGGAGTCGAACGATGAGGTGGACGACGCAGCTTTCTTGAGGGAAGTGGTGGCGTACCAATTCACAACGTCGTTAAGCGAAGATGTGCGTCCTGGTCCCGTGCTGCTAGGCTACGACATCGAGCGGCGCGTCCTGATCTTGTCGGATGCGGGCAACGCCGAGACGTTCGCCGACTTATTGGAGCAGTCTGACGACGAGGCACGCGTGCGGCTGCTGCGGAATCTGGGCACGTCGCTGGGAAAAATGCACGCCGGCACGGCGGGCGCGGAGACGAGCTTCAATATCCTGCTCGCGCGCATGGTGCGCTCGATCGAAGGCGCGCGGGAGATCCAGATTCAACGCGAAGCGATGCTGGAGAACCGCATCCAGGAAGGCCTGGACATCGTGCGCGAGATGGGGGTCGCCGTTCCCGCGGATGTCGCGGCTGTCGCGGAGACAGTCCAGGCGCGAATGCTGCACGGTGGGTCGCGCGCGTTCACGCCCTTCGACCTGTCGCCGGACAACATCATTTTCGCTGAACGCGCCCAGTTCCTCGACTACGAGTGGGCGGGCTTCCGCGATGTCATCGCCGATATCGCAGGGGTGATCGCCGGATTCCCGCAGTATATTTCGGCGCGCCCGATCAGCGAAGACGAGACGAAGGTCTTCGTCGACGCGTGGGTGGCAGAGGTCGGCGGCGTGTGGCCGTCGGTGCTCAACCACGACACTTTGCAGGCGAGGATCACTGCGGCTTTGGTCGGCTGGGCGTTCTTCAGTGCGTCGCTGCTCGAATACACCCGCGTTGCCGACGACGGGGTGACCGAGTCCGCGGAAGAAGAGGCGGAGGCGCGGTCGATCCGCCGTGATGTGGCCGGCACCTTCGACGCTTTGGCCCGCTACGCCCAGAGCGGCACAGAACCGACGTACGCCGTGATGGCGACGTTCGCGCGCGAGGTCTCGGAGCGGCTGGCATGA
- the ypfJ gene encoding KPN_02809 family neutral zinc metallopeptidase codes for MTFKSGVTPSGRGVSTSRGPSGGRGGGMPIMLGGGGLGTVVLLVLYLLLSRGGGMGGGPAEPGQQAQRQGENNLEHCSTEGAVNEYADCRAAAMADSLNAVWPSVLPEQAGIEYGEPGLRLFQNSVQTGCGNASSSTGPFYCPRDQHIYLDTSFFDQLEQLGGSSGSLSQMYVVAHEWGHHIQNLEDTLGLSDYNDPGEDSAAVAIELQADCYAGIWASRADKGDDALLEPITEDQLKEAIETSRAIGDDHIQEQSGRDINPDAWTHGSSEQRQQAFLTGYNEGSMAKCDTLNRGVYKG; via the coding sequence ATGACCTTTAAGAGCGGTGTGACGCCCTCGGGGCGCGGAGTCAGTACAAGTCGAGGCCCCAGCGGCGGCAGAGGCGGCGGCATGCCGATCATGCTCGGCGGTGGCGGACTGGGCACAGTCGTCCTGCTCGTCCTCTACCTACTGCTCAGCAGGGGCGGCGGAATGGGCGGCGGCCCGGCCGAGCCCGGCCAGCAGGCCCAGCGGCAGGGCGAAAACAACCTCGAGCACTGCAGCACCGAAGGCGCCGTGAACGAGTACGCGGACTGCCGCGCCGCAGCCATGGCGGACTCGCTGAACGCCGTGTGGCCCTCCGTCCTCCCGGAGCAGGCCGGCATCGAATACGGCGAGCCGGGCCTGCGCCTGTTCCAGAACAGCGTCCAGACCGGATGCGGCAACGCCTCCTCCAGCACGGGCCCGTTCTACTGCCCGCGCGACCAGCACATCTACCTGGACACCAGCTTCTTCGACCAGCTCGAGCAGCTCGGCGGAAGCTCCGGTTCCCTGTCTCAGATGTACGTGGTCGCCCACGAGTGGGGCCACCACATCCAGAATCTCGAGGACACCCTCGGTTTGAGCGACTACAACGATCCGGGCGAGGATTCCGCCGCCGTCGCCATCGAGCTGCAGGCCGACTGCTACGCCGGCATCTGGGCCTCCCGCGCCGACAAGGGCGATGACGCGCTTCTCGAGCCCATCACCGAAGACCAGCTCAAGGAAGCCATCGAAACCTCCCGCGCCATCGGCGACGATCACATCCAGGAACAGTCCGGCCGCGACATCAACCCGGATGCCTGGACCCACGGTTCCTCCGAGCAGCGCCAGCAGGCATTCCTCACCGGTTATAACGAGGGCTCCATGGCCAAGTGCGACACCCTCAACCGCGGCGTCTACAAGGGTTAA
- the aspS gene encoding aspartate--tRNA ligase produces the protein MLRTHLAGDLRKEMDGQTVTLTGWVGRRRDHGGVIFIDLRDRSGYAQVVFRESDVAEAAHDLRSEYCVKVTGVVEPRPEGSANPNLASGEIEVNATELEVLSTSAPLPFQVEDFSSSEVGEETRLRYRYLDLRRERQAEALRLRSKANKAARDVLNKHEFVEIETPTLTRSTPEGARDFLVPARLRPGTWYALPQSPQLFKQLLMVSGMERYYQIARCYRDEDFRADRQPEFTQLDIEASFVDQDDIIELAEEILVELWKLIGYDITTPIPRMTYKDAMEKYGSDKPDLRFDIQLVECTEFFKDTPFRVFQNEYVGAVVMEGGASQPRRQLDAWQDWAKQRGAKGLAYILVQEDGELTGPVAKNITDEEKAGIADHVGAKPGDCIFFAAGDTKSSRALLGAARGEIADKLGLIKDGDWAFTWVVDAPLFEPAADATASGDVALGHSQWTAVHHAFTSPKPEYLDTFDKEPGEALAYAYDIVCNGNEIGGGSIRIHNQDVQKRVFDVMGINDEEAQEKFGFLLDAFSYGAPPHGGIAFGWDRIVSLLGGFDSIRDVIAFPKSGGGVDPLTDAPGTIPAAQRKETGVDFKPEKKDADGTAEAGEKAGAETGADK, from the coding sequence GTGCTGCGCACTCACCTTGCAGGGGATCTCCGTAAAGAAATGGACGGCCAGACTGTCACGCTGACCGGTTGGGTCGGCCGCCGCCGCGACCACGGCGGTGTCATCTTCATCGACCTGCGCGACCGCTCCGGTTACGCCCAGGTCGTCTTCCGTGAATCCGATGTGGCGGAAGCCGCCCACGACCTGCGCAGCGAGTACTGCGTGAAGGTCACCGGTGTCGTGGAGCCGCGCCCGGAGGGCTCGGCCAACCCGAACTTGGCGTCCGGCGAGATCGAGGTCAACGCGACCGAGCTCGAGGTGCTGTCCACGTCTGCGCCGCTGCCGTTCCAGGTGGAGGATTTCTCTTCCAGCGAGGTGGGAGAGGAGACTCGCCTGCGCTACCGCTACCTCGACCTGCGCCGTGAGCGCCAGGCCGAAGCGCTGCGTCTGCGCTCGAAGGCCAACAAGGCTGCCCGCGACGTGCTGAACAAGCACGAGTTCGTTGAGATCGAGACGCCGACGCTGACGCGTTCCACCCCGGAGGGCGCCCGTGATTTCCTAGTGCCGGCGCGCCTGCGCCCGGGCACCTGGTATGCGCTGCCGCAGTCCCCGCAGCTGTTCAAGCAGCTGCTCATGGTCTCCGGCATGGAGCGTTACTACCAGATCGCCCGCTGCTACCGCGACGAGGACTTCCGCGCCGACCGCCAGCCGGAGTTCACCCAGTTGGATATCGAGGCCAGCTTCGTCGACCAGGACGACATCATTGAGCTCGCCGAGGAGATCCTGGTGGAGCTGTGGAAGCTGATCGGCTACGACATCACCACGCCGATTCCGCGCATGACCTACAAGGATGCGATGGAGAAGTACGGCTCGGATAAGCCCGACCTGCGCTTCGACATCCAGCTGGTGGAGTGCACGGAGTTCTTCAAGGACACTCCGTTCCGCGTTTTCCAGAACGAATATGTCGGCGCCGTCGTCATGGAGGGCGGCGCCTCCCAGCCGCGCCGCCAGCTCGACGCATGGCAGGACTGGGCGAAGCAGCGCGGCGCCAAGGGCCTGGCATACATTCTCGTCCAGGAGGACGGCGAGCTCACCGGTCCGGTGGCCAAGAACATCACCGACGAGGAGAAGGCGGGCATCGCTGACCACGTTGGCGCGAAGCCGGGCGACTGCATCTTCTTCGCCGCGGGCGACACGAAGTCCTCGCGAGCGCTGCTGGGCGCGGCCCGCGGCGAAATCGCGGACAAGCTCGGCCTGATCAAGGACGGCGATTGGGCGTTCACGTGGGTCGTCGACGCGCCGCTGTTCGAGCCGGCTGCCGACGCCACCGCGTCCGGCGATGTCGCTCTCGGCCACTCCCAGTGGACGGCCGTCCACCACGCTTTCACGTCGCCGAAGCCGGAGTACCTGGACACCTTCGACAAGGAGCCGGGCGAGGCGCTCGCCTACGCCTACGACATCGTCTGCAACGGCAACGAGATTGGCGGCGGCTCGATCCGTATCCACAACCAGGATGTGCAGAAGCGCGTCTTCGATGTCATGGGCATCAACGACGAAGAGGCCCAGGAGAAGTTCGGCTTCCTGCTCGACGCATTCTCTTACGGCGCCCCGCCGCACGGCGGCATCGCTTTCGGTTGGGACCGCATTGTGTCCCTGCTGGGCGGTTTCGATTCCATCCGCGACGTCATCGCGTTCCCGAAGTCGGGCGGCGGCGTCGATCCGCTCACCGACGCCCCGGGCACCATTCCGGCCGCCCAGCGCAAGGAGACCGGCGTGGACTTCAAGCCGGAGAAGAAGGACGCAGACGGCACGGCTGAAGCCGGCGAGAAGGCCGGCGCCGAAACCGGAGCCGACAAGTAA
- the ruvX gene encoding Holliday junction resolvase RuvX produces MKIHPDTPGVDDPGSGRRIGLDVGTVRIGVASSDRDARLATPVETVKRVTGFKDRDGADIERLLDIIDEYDAVEVVVGFPRDLQGNGSASVKHAKEIGFRISRRSDVPVRYADERLTTVEATHALRASGVSEKAGRSVIDQAAAVAILQSWLDGRNNYRDMGAPEQTTTSAENGAGTSPEPKET; encoded by the coding sequence ATGAAAATCCATCCGGATACGCCCGGGGTCGACGACCCGGGAAGCGGCCGCCGCATCGGTCTCGATGTGGGCACCGTCCGGATCGGTGTCGCTTCTTCGGACCGTGACGCGCGTCTTGCCACCCCGGTGGAGACGGTCAAACGCGTCACCGGTTTCAAGGACCGCGACGGGGCGGATATCGAGCGTCTGCTGGACATCATCGACGAATACGACGCCGTTGAAGTCGTCGTGGGGTTTCCGCGCGATTTGCAAGGAAATGGTTCGGCCAGCGTGAAGCACGCCAAGGAAATCGGGTTCCGGATCTCCCGCCGCAGCGATGTTCCGGTCCGGTACGCCGACGAGCGTCTCACTACTGTTGAAGCCACACACGCGTTGCGGGCTTCCGGTGTGAGTGAGAAAGCTGGACGCTCTGTCATTGACCAGGCCGCGGCAGTGGCCATCCTCCAGTCCTGGCTGGACGGACGTAACAACTACCGCGACATGGGCGCGCCGGAGCAGACCACTACGTCTGCTGAGAACGGTGCGGGCACGTCGCCAGAACCCAAGGAGACCTGA